The sequence cctgctctgacccaccagcccccactcccctcccagagccggggagagaacccaggagtccaggctcccagcccctcccctttctTCACTTACAGATGAGAAACTCCTGGAGCGCAGGGAGCTGGAGCGGCTGTTGGCAGAGAAACTTCAGCTGGAGCCCGGGACCCAGGAATCCAGGTGAAGCTGGGACCATAATCCTCTGCTCCCTGGGGTGCAGttagggagtgaggggcaccggcagagctggggggcagggctgggctggcaggggctgtggatcgggagtgaggggcgctgcaGAGCCGTGGGGGGGCTGTGACCCAGTCCCCCCTTcgtgccccccaggacccccctgGAGCTGGCatccctgcagctgcagcaggcGGTGGAGCTGGCGGAGCTACGGGGGGCTCAGGAGGAGGTGAGTCGGGGGGGCACCgtggtggggggggagcagcgTCCATGGCACTAACCCCCCCCCGTGTCTCCCCCCTGTAGCTGGCCCAGAGCGCGTCCCATCTGCGCGATGCCCTGAAACGCAGCGAGGCCGATTGCCGGGAGCAGCGGGCAAGGTGAGCCCCCGATTCCCTGCCCCCGTGTCCCCCCTCTCCCGGCCCTGGGGGGCTCTAACCCGCCGGCGTCTCTCCCCCAGGGCAGGACGCTGTGCCCGGGAGCAGCGGGCCAGgtgccccccctctccccgccctgGGGGGCTCTAACCCGCCGGTGTCTCTCCCCCCAGGGCAGGGCGCTGTGCCCGGGAGCAGCGGGCCAGGTGCCCCCCCTCTCCCGGCCCTGGAGGGCTCTAACCCGCCGGCGTCTCTCCCCCCCAGGGCGGGGCGCTGTGCCCGGGAGCAGCGGGCCAGGTGCCCCCCTTCTCCCCGCCCTGGGGGGCTCTAACCCGCCGGCGTCTCTCCCCCCAGGGTGGGGCGCTGTGCCCGGGAGCAGCGGGCCAGGTGCCCCCCCGATCCCGGCCCTGGGGGGCTCTAACCCGCCGGCGTCTCTCCCCCCAGGGCGGGGCGCTGTGCCCGGGAGCAGCGGGCCAGGTGCCCCCCTGATCCCGGCCCTGGGGGGCTCTAACCCGCCGGCGTCTCTCCCCCAGGGTGGGGCGCTGTGCCCGGGAGAAGAGGGCCAGGTGTCCCCGATCCCGGCCCTGGGGGCTCTAACCCGCGTCTCCCCCAGGGCGGGCGCTGTGCCCGGGAGCAGCGGGCCAGGTGCCCCCGATCCCGGCCCTGGGGGCTCTAACCCGCCCGTCTCTCCCCAGGGCAGGGCGCTGTGCCCGGGAGCAGCGGGCCAGGTGCCCCCTCTCCCGGCCCTGGGGCTCTAACCTGCCGCGTCTCCCCCAGGGCGGGGCGCTGTGCCCGGGAGCAGCGGGCCAGGTGCCCCCCCGATCCCGGCCCTGGGGGGCTCTAACCCGCCGGCGTCTCTCCCCCCAGGGCAGGGCGCTGTGCCCGGGAGCAGCGGGCCAGGTGCCCCCCCGATCCCGGCCCTGGGGGCTAACCCGCCGGCGTCTCTCCCCAGGGCGCTGTGCCCGGGAGCAGTGGGCCAGGTgtcccccccatccccgccctgGGGGGCTCTAACCCGCCGGCGTCTCTCCCCCAGGGCGGGGCGCTGTGCCCGGGAGCAGCGGGCCAGGTGCCCCCCCTCTCCCGGCCCTGGGGGGCTCTAACCCGCCGGCGTCTCTCCCCCAGGGCGGGGCGCTGTGCCCGGGAGCTGGCGGGGCTCTCGGGGCGCTGCCAGGAGCTGCAGGCCCGGCTGTGGGAGCGGGGCCAGGAGGCCGAGGGGctgcgggcggcgctgggggcggTGCTGCGGGCGCGGGAGCAGCTCGAGGCCCGGTGGGTGCAGGAGAAGCAGCTGGAGGCGCAGAGGGTGAACGAGGCCAATGCCCGGGAGGAAAGgtgcgtccccccccccccaggcaaaGCCCCCCCGACCAGGCACGGCTCCCCCACGTGCCCTCCCTGCCTTGAGCACGGACAGCCacttctccaccccacccccgcgcAGGGAAATGAGGCGAGCCCTGTGCCCCCGGCTGAGCACCCCTACCTGTCTCTCTGTGCCCCGCAGGTACCGGAACCAGGTGTCTCGGCTGCACCAGAAGCTGGAGAGGCTGCGGCTGGGAGGAACGGCTGGGTAATGCCCCCATATCCTGGCATGGCCCCTgcttccacccctgccctggcatgCCCCCCCTTACCATGAACACCACACCTGTCCCTCAGATCCGCCCCCCCCATAacctccccccgccctgcccagctgggctggcgGCAGCCtggacaccccaccccagagacagctgcatttGGGGGCCTGGTGAGCAGTCCCCCCTCCTGTCCaggcccaggctgggagggaggggctgggtgtgtaCCCCCAAATTAACacacttccccccacccagacccccctgGCTGGGCGCGGAGCTGGTGATGAGTGAAAACACGTCCTGCGAGGAGCTGGTGAGAgcggagcgggggctggtgggttagagcagggggggctgggagccaggactc is a genomic window of Mauremys reevesii isolate NIE-2019 linkage group 14, ASM1616193v1, whole genome shotgun sequence containing:
- the LOC120381620 gene encoding autophagy-related protein 16-like; protein product: MEGAGPGPAWRSHVRRELERRERQTRRLRGLVQSHEKLLERRELERLLAEKLQLEPGTQESRTPLELASLQLQQAVELAELRGAQEELAQSASHLRDALKRSEADCREQRARAGRCARELAGLSGRCQELQARLWERGQEAEGLRAALGAVLRAREQLEARWVQEKQLEAQRVNEANAREERYRNQVSRLHQKLERLRLGGTAGPPWLGAELVMSENTSCEELAAVGLGAGGSSSPGRGGEPDGEGPDPVPGPAAELDGAAP